Proteins encoded together in one Ipomoea triloba cultivar NCNSP0323 chromosome 4, ASM357664v1 window:
- the LOC116017061 gene encoding histone chaperone ASF1B-like isoform X2, with amino-acid sequence MSVVNLTNVTVLDNPGPFLNPFQFEISYECLTSLKDEDETYDQLLESVLVGPVNVGKYRFLLQADPPDPSKIREEDIIGVTVLLLTCSYMGQEFIRVGYYVNNDYDDEQLREEPPQKVLIDRVQRNILADKPRVTKFPINFQPENTENGEQSLLPEHATEIDAHAGETVSSPDHRSDVRSP; translated from the exons ATGAGTGTCGTCAACCTCACAAATGTCACCGTTTTGGACAATCCGGGGCCGTTTCTcaatccttttcaatttgagatCTCTTACGAATGCCTCACTTCCCTGAAAGACG AGGATGAAACTTATGACCAACTCTTGGAAAGTGTTTTGGTTGGGCCTGTAAATGTTGGCAAATACCGATTTCTGCTTCAG GCAGATCCCCCAGACCCATCTAAAATCCGCGAAGAAGATATTATTGGTGTCACAGTATTACTATTGACATGCTCTTATATGGGACAAGAGTTTATTCGGGTGGGATACTATGTCAACAATGACTATGATGATGAGCAACTACGAGAGGAGCCTCCTCAAAAGGTTTTGATTGATAGGGTCCAGAGAAATATTCTGGCCGACAAACCCAGAGTCACAAAGTTCCCTATTAATTTTCAACCGGAGAATACTGAAAATGGTGAACAATCTCTATTACCTGAACACGCTACCGAAATTGATGCACATGCAGGAGAAACTGTTTCATCTCCTGACCATCGCTCTGATGTCCGGTCTCCATAA
- the LOC116017061 gene encoding histone chaperone ASF1B-like isoform X1 produces MSVVNLTNVTVLDNPGPFLNPFQFEISYECLTSLKDDLEWKLIYVGSAEDETYDQLLESVLVGPVNVGKYRFLLQADPPDPSKIREEDIIGVTVLLLTCSYMGQEFIRVGYYVNNDYDDEQLREEPPQKVLIDRVQRNILADKPRVTKFPINFQPENTENGEQSLLPEHATEIDAHAGETVSSPDHRSDVRSP; encoded by the exons ATGAGTGTCGTCAACCTCACAAATGTCACCGTTTTGGACAATCCGGGGCCGTTTCTcaatccttttcaatttgagatCTCTTACGAATGCCTCACTTCCCTGAAAGACG ATTTGGAATGGAAGCTGATTTATGTTGGATCTGCAGAGGATGAAACTTATGACCAACTCTTGGAAAGTGTTTTGGTTGGGCCTGTAAATGTTGGCAAATACCGATTTCTGCTTCAG GCAGATCCCCCAGACCCATCTAAAATCCGCGAAGAAGATATTATTGGTGTCACAGTATTACTATTGACATGCTCTTATATGGGACAAGAGTTTATTCGGGTGGGATACTATGTCAACAATGACTATGATGATGAGCAACTACGAGAGGAGCCTCCTCAAAAGGTTTTGATTGATAGGGTCCAGAGAAATATTCTGGCCGACAAACCCAGAGTCACAAAGTTCCCTATTAATTTTCAACCGGAGAATACTGAAAATGGTGAACAATCTCTATTACCTGAACACGCTACCGAAATTGATGCACATGCAGGAGAAACTGTTTCATCTCCTGACCATCGCTCTGATGTCCGGTCTCCATAA